A section of the Centroberyx gerrardi isolate f3 chromosome 8, fCenGer3.hap1.cur.20231027, whole genome shotgun sequence genome encodes:
- the tmem175 gene encoding endosomal/lysosomal proton channel TMEM175, producing the protein MEKKRTRSHASSSFLESVTPSEREGHSSTQSSHRLLAYSDALISIIATVMILPVAHTKVEDNEELKESVQLLLTTKIAVYLMTFLIVTVAWAAHIRLFQVIVRIDDCLALLNLACMMLITFLPYTFSLMATFPENILGILLFCACVMVIGLIQSVIVVYAFSRPFLLNEQIQISENQTFYKHHILKVIMRVPIMCFFASIFSFIFFQLSYVLLAIVIFLPYISQSLKWCRSKAIGQVEETPDSMLFYTYHPNEPLTKERVEAFSDGVYAIVATLLILDICEDNVPDPAVVQKQYGGSLTAALQDYGPEYLAYFGSFATVGLLWFVHHSLFLHVTKTTRFMGLLNTFSLAFVGGLPLAYQLTHEFPRNSRNELEAIQISCVIIFFAGIFQLAIWVVALFNERETLHPYVRYGGREHVFMLAKLALYPCVALGTFFLTCILSKFSASIFHLMEITVPFAFLVLRLLVRVGMALLRLIFCPDRPDPRTVLEEEDEETRLPFNALVT; encoded by the exons atggagaagaagaggacgAGGAGCCATGCCTCCTCTTCGTTCCTGGAGAGCGTCACCCCGTCGGAGCGCGAGGGCCACAGCAGCACGCAGTCCTCACACCGGCTGCTGGCCTACAGCGACGCGCTCATCTCCATCATAGCTACCGTCATG atATTACCTGTTGCACATACGAAGGTTGAAGATAATGAG GAGTTAAAGGAAAGTGTTCAACTTCTGCTGACAACAAAGATTGCTGTGTATCTGATGACGTTCCTGATAGTGACGGTTGCATGGGCTGCTCATATCAG GTTATTTCAGGTGATCGTACGGATTGACGATTGCCTTGCTCTCCTGAACCTG GCGTGCATGATGCTGATAACCTTTCTGCCGTACACA TTCTCCCTGATGGCCACCTTCCCCGAGAACATCCTGGGGATTTTACTCTTCTGCGCTTGTGTGATGGTGATCGGCCTCATTCAG tcAGTGATTGTGGTGTACGCCTTCAGCCGTCCCTTCCTCCTGAACGAGCAGATCCAGATCTCGGAGAACCAGACCTTCTACAAACACCACATCCTCAAAGTCATCATGAGGGTCCCCATCATGTGCTTCTTCGCCAGCATCTTCTCCTTCATATTCTTCCAGCTG TCCTATGTGCTTTTAGCCATCGTCATCTTCCTGCCCTACATCTCCCAGTCTTTGAAGTGGTGTCGCAGCAAAGCAATCG GTCAGGTGGAGGAGACCCCCGACTCCATGTTGTTCTATACGTACCATCCCAACGAACCCCTCACCAAGGAACGAGTGGAGGCCTTCAGTGATGGAGTTTATGCCATCGTAGCCACGCTGCTCATCCTGGACATTTG CGAGGACAACGTTCCGGACCCGGCTGTGGTGCAGAAGCAGTACGGCGGCAGCCTGACCGCGGCTCTGCAGGACTACGGCCCGGAGTACCTCGCCTACTTCGGCTCCTTCGCCACCGTCGGTCTTCTCTGGTTCGTCCACCACTCGCTGTTCCTCCACGTCACCAAGACGACGCGCTTCATGGGCCTGCTCAACACCTTCTCCCTGGCCTTCGTCGGAGGCCTGCCGCTGGCCTACCAGCTAACGCACGAGTTCCCGCGCAACTCCCGCAACGAATTGGAGGCCATTCAGATTAGCTGCGTCATCATTTTCTTCGCGGGCATATTCCAGCTAGCTATTTGGGTGGTGGCGCTTTTCAATGAGCGGGAAACCCTGCACCCATATGTGAGATACGGCGGACGCGAGCACGTGTTCATGCTAGCTAAGCTAGCGTTGTACCCTTGCGTAGCTCTAGGGACGTTCTTCCTAACATGTATTCTGAGTAAGTTTAGCGCTTCTATTTTTCACCTGATGGAGATTACGGTGCCTTTTGCCTTTCTGGTGTTGAGGCTGTTGGTGCGTGTTGGGATGGCGCTGCTGCGGCTCATTTTTTGTCCCGACAGGCCAGACCCACGGACTGTTCtagaagaggaggacgaggagacGAGGCTGCCGTTCAATGCACTAGTCACCTAG